Proteins from a single region of Dasypus novemcinctus isolate mDasNov1 chromosome 16, mDasNov1.1.hap2, whole genome shotgun sequence:
- the MC2R gene encoding adrenocorticotropic hormone receptor, producing the protein MKHIINPYGSINDTARNNSDCPPVVLPEEIFFIISIVGILENLIVLLAVIKNKNLQSPMYFFICSLAVSDMLGSLYKILENILIMFRNMGYLKLRGDFETTADDVIDSMFILSLLGSIFSLSVIAADRYITIFHALKYHSIVTLRRALITLAVIWTFCIGSGITMVIFSHHIPTVIAFTVLFPLMLVFILCLYVHMFLLARSHARKISMFPRANMKGAITLTILLGVFIFCWAPFVLHVLLMTFCPSNPYCACYMSLFQVNGMLIMCNGVIDPFIYAFRSPELRDAFKKMILCNRYQWNY; encoded by the coding sequence ATGAAGCACATTATTAATCCATATGGAAGCATCAATGATACAGCAAGAAATAATTCAGACTGTCCTCCTGTGGTGCTGCCGGAAGAgatctttttcataatttccattgttGGAATTTTGGAGAATCTGATTGTCCTTCTGGCTGTGATCAAGAACAAGAATCTTCAGTCACCCATGTACTTTTTCATTTGCAGCTTGGCTGTTTCTGATATGTTGGGCAGCCTGTATAAGATCTTGGAAAATATCCTGATCATGTTCAGAAACATGGGATATCTCAAGCTTCGCGGCGATTTTGAAACCACTGCAGATGACGTCATTGACTCCATGTTCATCCTCTCTCTACTTGGCTCCATTTTCAGCCTGTCTGTGATTGCTGCTGACCGCTATATCACCATCTTCCACGCCTTGAAGTACCATAGCATTGTGACCTTGCGCCGTGCCCTGATCACGCTGGCAGTCATCTGGACCTTCTGCATAGGGAGTGGCATCACCATGGTCATCTtctcccaccacatccccactgTGATTGCCTTCACAGTGCTGTTTCCTCTGATGCTGGTCTTTATCCTGTGCCTCTATGTGCACATGTTCTTGTTGGCCCGTTCCCATGCCAGAAAGATCTCAATGTTTCCCAGAGCCAATATGAAAGGGGCCATCACACTGACCATCCTGCTTGGGGTTTTCATCTTCTGCTGGGCCCCCTTTGTCCTTCATGTCCTCTTGATGACATTCTGCCCCAGTAACCCTTACTGTGCTTGCTACATGTCCCTCTTCCAGGTGAATGGCATGTTGATCATGTGCAACGGTGTCATTGATCCCTTCATATATGCCTTCCGGAGCCCAGAGCTCAGAGATGCTTTCAAGAAGATGATCCTCTGCAACAGGTACCAGTGGAATTATTGA